A stretch of Lactuca sativa cultivar Salinas chromosome 6, Lsat_Salinas_v11, whole genome shotgun sequence DNA encodes these proteins:
- the LOC111890151 gene encoding receptor-like protein EIX2 translates to MGETVHIRINTNKKISIFTSTYIMHPCVFTILSLTMLRLVTVYGYHQLVAVEEGGGDDTNGVMNKCLDMERHALLLFKAPLQDPDGSLSTWRPNEHDCCQWKGVTCNNQTGHVTELDISDYNLRGEISHSLLNLSYLNFLDLSYNSFCGTIPAFFGSMARLRDLKLNSNNLNGTVPKSIGSLTKLRYLDLSYNSFYGTIPPEFGNLTNLQYLYLGVVGRCRVENLQWLSHLSHLQQLGMDGISLAKQNHWVDVILSLRKLSYLSLDGCELSQVMYPYSSSFLNSSSSSIQSLYLGNNSLNSSMYHWLLPLTSNKLHFLDLSSNMLDGIPKYLGSLCSLVSLRFDSNSAVVKFPGFLSNLSGCTSLTLQELDASYNQFIGSLSDDIQKFSSLRHLWVSHNHLNGIISDKVWELPMLEEIDVSSNSFRGAISKNIGKSKAFEIYLSENQLQGVPSTDHMSKLSYVQLIDMNSCNLGPHFPKWVQTLRNLTRLHIANSKISDKIPMEFWDTWPSQLRYLNLSSNNISGEGPDLSSNFDNGSVIDLSSNSFSGPLSNVSSTLALLNLSRNKFSGGISFLCQMVDGFLEVLDLSHNLFTGKLPDCLWHLKLLKVLNLGHNNLSRRLPPSIGYLRELEVLDLYKNNFSGELPLSLKNCTSLNLMNLGANKFSGYVPVWIGENLSRLYGLILRSNNFFGTIPLQLCYLANLQILDLSMNNLQGTIPSCLNNLTSMVQEGFLSPPPNIYSILIDWIMKKSGNGYSNSSEYADHMMIEWQGSEREFTRNLGLLKTIDLSSNNLTGQIPHELMDLYDLIALNLSKNCLLGEIPLKIGQMKQLLALDLSRNILSGGIPSSMSQMSLLNYLDVSFNNLSGRIPTSTQLQSFEPSRYDGNAALCGPPLSKKCQGDEESKVPLVVGKSEGEGGDVDEVWNWFHIGEGCGFATGFWIACGALLVNSHGRRVFFHFYDGVEDWVYG, encoded by the coding sequence ATGGGGGAGACAGTTCATATACGCATCAACACAAATAAGAAAATATCAATATTTACATCTACGTACATCATGCATCCTTgtgtttttacaattttgtcacTTACGATGCTACGCCTTGTGACAGTATATGGCTACCACCAATTGGTAGCGGTGGAAGAAGGAGGAGGAGATGATACTAATGGTGTAATGAACAAGTGTTTGGATATGGAGAGACATGCTCTGCTTCTTTTCAAAGCTCCCCTTCAAGATCCTGATGGCAGTCTCTCAACATGGAGACCTAATGAACATGACTGCTGTCAATGGAAAGGAGTCACCTGCAACAACCAAACTGGTCATGTTACAGAGCTTGATATCAGCGACTATAATCTTAGAGGTGAGATTAGCCATTCATTGCTTAACTTAAGCTACTTAAACTTTCTTGATCTTTCCTACAATTCTTTTTGTGGAACCATTCCCGCCTTCTTTGGTTCCATGGCTCGATTAAGAGACCTCAAACTCAATTCCAATAATCTTAATGGAACTGTCCCCAAGTCCATTGGTTCCTTGACCAAATTAAGGTACCTTGACCTTTCTTATAACTCTTTTTATGGAACCATTCCTCCAGAGTTTGGAAATCTCACCAACTTGCAATACCTTTACCTTGGAGTTGTTGGCAGATGTAGAGTTGAGAACCTACAGTGGTTATCTCATCTCTCTCATTTGCAGCAACTTGGGATGGATGGGATTTCCCTAGCCAAACAAAATCATTGGGTAGATGTAATTTTGAGTCTCCGAAAACTATCATATTTAAGTTTAGATGGATGTGAGCTGTCACAGGTCATGTATCCATATTCTTCTTCATTTCtcaactcttcttcttcatctattCAATCCCTTTATCTTGGAAACAACAGTCTCAACTCATCCATGTATCATTGGTTGCTCCCATTAACAAGCAATAAGCTTCACTTTCTTGATCTGTCTAGCAACATGTTAGATGGGATACCCAAATATCTTGGTAGCCTTTGTAGTTTGGTAAGTTTAAGATTTGATAGCAACTCTGCCGTTGTCAAATTTCCTGGTTTTCTGAGCAACTTGTCTGGATGCACATCACTTACATTGCAAGAATTGGATGCTTCTTATAACCAGTTTATAGGGTCATTGTCTGATGACATCCAAAAGTTTTCATCCCTAAGACATTTATGGGTATCTCATAATCACTTAAATGGCATTATAAGTGACAAAGTGTGGGAACTACCCATGCTTGAAGAGATTGACGTTTCTTCCAATTCTTTTAGAGGTGCCATCTCTAAAAACATTGGAAAGTCGAAGGCTTTTGAGATATATCTTTCAGAAAACCAACTCCAAGGAGTTCCTTCCACAGATCATATGTCAAAACTTTCTTATGTACAGCTTATTGATATGAACTCGTGCAATCTAGGGCCTCATTTCCCCAAATGGGTTCAAACACTGAGAAATCTCACCCGTCTTCATATTGCCAATTCCAAAATTTCAGACAAAATTCCTATGGAGTTTTGGGACACATGGCCTTCTCAGTTAAGATATTTGAATCTCTCTTCCAACAACATCAGCGGTGAAGGACCAGATTTATCATCAAATTTTGACAACGGTTCAGTGATAGATTTGAGTTCCAACAGTTTTTCTGGTCCACTATCGAATGTCTCTTCCACTTTGGCATTGTTAAACCTTTCCAGAAACAAATTCAGTGGAGGAATCTCTTTTTTATGCCAAATGGTTGATGGGTTTTTGGAAGTTCTTGACCTCTCCCATAACCTTTTCACCGGAAAACTTCCAGACTGTTTGTGGCATCTCAAACTACTAAAAGTCCTTAATCTAGGACACAACAATCTATCTAGAAGACTTCCTCCCTCCATTGGATATTTGAGAGAACTTGAGGTGCTGGATTTATACAAGAACAACTTTTCTGGGGAATTGCCATTATCCTTGAAGAATTGCACGAGcttaaacttgatgaatttggggGCCAACAAGTTTTCTGGTTATGTGCCTGTTTGGATTGGGGAAAACTTATCAAGGTTGTATGGTCTTATCCTAAGATCAAACAACTTCTTCGGAACCATCCCTTTACAGTTATGTTATCTTGCAAATCTTCAAATTTTGGATTTGTCAATGAACAATCTCCAGGGAACCATCCCCtcatgtttgaataatcttacaAGCATGGTTCAAGAAGGATTCTTATCACCACCACCAAACATATATTCCATTTTAATTGATTGGATAATGAAAAAGTCAGGAAATGGTTATTCAAATTCCAGTGAGTATGCTGACCATATGATGATcgaatggcaaggaagtgagcgtgAATTCACCCGTAATCTGGGATTGTTGAAGACCATTGACCTgtcaagcaacaatttaacagGACAAATACCACATGAACTTATGGATCTCTATGACTTAATTGCACTCAACTTATCAAAGAACTGTCTTCTTGGAGAGATTCCATTGAAAATTGGTCAGATGAAACAACTTTTAGCTTTGGATTTATCTAGAAACATTTTATCAGGAGGGATACCATCAAGTATGTCTCAAATGAGTTTATTGAATTACCTAGACGTGTCATTTAATAACTTGTCAGGGAGAATCCCAACTAGCACTCAGCTCCAGTCTTTTGAACCTTCAAGATATGATGGAAATGCAG